DNA from Arthrobacter sp. SLBN-112:
CGGGCCGCCGTAGCCGGCTGAGTTGGACAGGCCGGGACGCAACAGGGCCCCGCCGAATGGCGGGGCCCTGTTGCGTGGTGGAAAGGCTACGCGAGCAGCGAAGGCTTCAGCTGCTGCAGCCGGCCCAGCAGACCGTTGATGAACTGCGGCGACTCGTCCGTCGACAGCGTCTTGGCCAGCGCTACGGCCTCGCTGACCGCCACACCGTCCGGGACGTCGTCGTTGTAAAGAAGCTCCCAGGTGCCGATGCGCAGGATGATGCGGTCCACCGACGGCATCCGCTCCAAGCTCCAGCCCTGCGAGTACGTCTCCAGGAACTCGTCGATGGCTGCCTGCTGGGACACGACGCCTTCGACGATCTCCAAGGTGTAGGGGTTGACCACCTGGTCGGTCTTTTCCCGGCGTGCCCGAAGCACGTCGAACGCCGAAACAGAGCGCTGCTCTGCCTCGAACAGAACATCCAGTGCCCTGTTGCGGGCTTTACCGCGGGCGCTCACTACTCGGTGACCCGGCCCAGGTAGCTGCCGTCGCGGGTGTCCACCTTGACCTTCGTGTTGTTCTCGATGAACAGCGGAACCTGGATCTCGTAGCCGGTCTCCAGCGTGGCGGGCTTGGTGCCTGCGGAGGAGCGGTCGCCCTGCAGGCCCGGCTCGGTGTAGGTGATTTCGAGGACGACGCTCGGCGGCAGTTCGATGTAGAGGGGGTTGCCGTCGTGGATGGCGATGTTGACCATCTGGTTTTCCAGCATGAAGTTGGTGGCGTCGCCAACCGTGGCACCGGAGACGGTGATCTGGTCGTAGTCGGAGGTGTCCATGAAGACGAAGTCCGCGCCGTCCTGGTACAGGTACTGGTAATCGCGGCGGTCAACGGTGGCGGTCTCGATCTTGAGCCCGGCGTTGAAGGTCTTGTCAACAACCTTGCCGGACATCACGTTGCGCATCTTGGTCCGGACAAAGGCGCCGCCCTTGCCGGGCTTGACGTGCTGGAATTCGATGACGTTCCAGAGCTGGCCCTCAAGCTTCAGGACCGTTCCGTTCTTAATGTCGTTAGTGGTTGCCACTGGTTTCCTCTGGTTTCTTTGTCTGGCCGCGTGGTCAGATGCTGTATGCCGGGCGGGCACGCCTTAACGGCCCGCCTGCACGTGTTTGTCAAAAATCGCGTGGATGCAAAAATTCCACAACCATTCTACCGGTAAATCGGTGCTGGCCTTTCCGCGGCCTCTGCCCGCGGCCTAGCAGGCCAGGTCCAGGACGTCCCTGGCCCGCTGGAGCGCCACCGTGGACGAGTAGATCTGGGCGGCATCGGCCGATTGCGCAACCCGCAGGTCGAGCGCCCGGGTGAAGGATTCAACCGCAGCGGAGGTTTGGCCGGCTGCGTACTGTGTCCGGCCCAGGTATTGCAGGGCGAGTGCTTCACGCGGCGTCCCGTGCGCTTCAGCCAGGAGCTGGCGGAACAGGTCAATGGCACGGTCCATGCGATGGGTGACGCTGAGCACCTCGGCTTCGAACACGCGAAGCAGGAACGATTCGGGGTCCTTGAAACGTGCCTCGGCCAGCAGTTCGGCAGCCTCGGAGGCGTGGCCCTGGACAAGGAGCACGAAGATATGGTCGGCGGGGTCCGTTGAGGCGGCCAAGGTCTCCCGCACAACATCCTCGTTGACGATCTGGGGCAGCAGGGTATCGGGGTTGATCCGGATCCCCGGGAACCCCGCCTCGGGCCAGTCCGAGGTGCCGCTCATGTCGCCCTGCATCAGGACGCGATTTCCTGGTAGGCAGCAAACAGCAGCGAGGTGTCCGGGACATCGAGGATGCCCGGTTTGGCGATGCCGTCGAGCACCACGAACCGCAGCAGGTCCCCGCGGGACTTCTTGTCCCGGCGCATGCCGTCCAGCAGGCCCTGCCAGCGGTCACGGCGGTAGGTGACCGGGAGCCCAAGCCCTTCCAGGATGCTCCGGTGCCGGTCGGCGTCGACGTCGCTGAGCCGCCCCACGCTGCGGGCAAGTTCCGCTGCGAACATCATGCCTACGGACACTGCGGCCCCGTGCCGCCAGGAGTACCGTTCCACCAGTTCGATGGCGTGCCCCAGGGTGTGCCCGTAGTTCAGGATTTCACGCAGCCCTGACTCTTTGAGGTCCTCGGAAACCACTTTCGCCTTCACCGCAACGGCCCGCTCGATGAGTTCCCGGAGCTCGGCGGAGCGCGGGTCCACCACAGCGCCGGGGTCCTTTTCCACCAGGTCCAGGATGGCGGGATCGGCAATGAAGCCGCACTTGATGACCTCCGCCAGGCCGGAAATGATCTCATTCTTGGGCAGCGTGTCCAAGGTGTCCAGGTCCGCCAGGACGGCGGCGGGCGGATGGAAGGCCCCCACGAGGTTCTTTCCCTCGGCGGTGTTGATGCCGGTCTTGCCGCCCACGGAGGCGTCCACCATGGCCAGCAGGCTGGTGGGCATGTGGATGACTTTGACCCCGCGCAGCCAGGTGGCGGCGACGAAGCCTGCCAGATCGGTCACTGCCCCGCCGCCGACGGCGACGATGGCGTCCGAGCGGGTGAAGTCGTTCTGGCCCAGGACCTGCCAGCAGAATGCTGCCACCTGGATGTGCTTGCCTTCTTCGGCGTCGGGGATTTCGGCGGTGAGGGAGGTGAAGCCGGCGGCAGCGAGTTCATCGCGGACGGTGTCACCGGTGAGGCGCAGAGCGCGGGGGTGGATCACCAGGACCCGGCGGACGCGCTCCCCGAGCAGCGCGGGAAGGCCACCAAGCAGGCCGCGGCCGACGACAACCCCGTAGTTGTTGCCGGCACCTTCGCCGGTGACGTTGATGATTGTTGATTGGGTGTTCACTTTTCAACTTCCTGTTTGGCAGCTGCATGGTTCCGCAGTGCTGCTTCCAGCCGGCCGCCGAGCTCGGGTATCGAGCCGTGGCGGACGTCGAGGGTGATGTCGGCCAGCCGCTCGTAGACAGGCCTGCGGGTGGCGAACATTGCTGTCCAGCGACCCATGGCGTCGCCGGCAAGCAGGGGCCTGCCGGCGTTTCGGGCAATCCTGTCCGCCACCGTTTCGGCATCGCATTCCAGGTACACCACCGTGCAGCGGCTGATCAGTTGCTGCGTGCCGGAGTCCAGTACCGCTCCCCCGCCCAGTGAGATAACCGTGGGGGTTCCCTCGGCTTCCTCGACGGCGTGGGCAACGGTCCTTGCCTCAATTTCCCGGAAGGCGTGTTCACCGCGGCCGGCGAAGATTTCGGCGATGGATCCATGACCGGCAACGATCACGGCGTCAGTGTCAACGAACCGGGCGCCCAACTGCTGTGCCAGTTGCTGTCCGATGGCTGACTTGCCAACGGCCATGGGGCCGATGAGCACGATCGGTCGGTCGCCAACAGGTCCGGTATTGCTGCTGTGGAGCACTACTGGCCGATCGAGTCCAGGGATGCCGGGATGTTGTCCAGGTAACCCTTGATGTTGCGCGCGGTTTCCGCCACTGAGTCACCGCCGAACTTTTCGATGACGGCCTCGGCGAGGACCAGGGCCACCATGGCCTCGGCCACCACGCCGGCGGCCGGGACTGCACAAACGTCGGAACGCTGGTGGTGGGCTTTGGCCGGTTCCCCGGTGCTGACATCGATGGTCCGCAGGGCGCGCGGAACGGTGGCGATGGGCTTCATGGCCGCGCGGACGCGCAGGACGTCCCCAATGCTCATGCCGCCTTCGATTCCGCCGGCGCGGTTGCTGGAGCGGACAATCCGGCCCTCGCCGTCGCGGACGATTTCATCATGGGCGGCGGAACCGCGGCGGGCGGCGGTGAGGAAGCCGTCGCCGACCTCCACGCCCTTGATGGCCTGGATGCCCATCAGGGCGGCCGCGAGCCTGGCGTCCAGCCGGCGGTCCCAGTGCACGTAGCTGCCAAGTCCCGGCGGGAGTCCGTAAGCCAGAACCTCCACCACGCCGCCCAGCGTTTCGCCTTCCTTGTGCGCGGCGTCCACCTCGGCCACCATGGCGTCCGAGGTTTCACGGTCGAAGCAGCGCAGGGGGTCGGCATCCAGGGCGATGACGTTGCCCGGTACGGGCAGCGGGCGGCCTTCCGGGACCGTCACGCTGGCGATGGACACGGTGTGGCTGACCAGTTCAATGCCGAGATGCCTGAGGAACTGTGCCGCTACGGTGCCCAGCGCCACGCGGGTTGCCGTTTCCCTTGCGCTGGCCCGCTCAAGCACCGGACGCGCCTCGTCGAAGCCGTACTTCTGCATGCCGGTGAAGTCTGCGTGTCCCGGGCGGGGCCGCGTGAGGGGCGCGTTGCGGGCCTGGTCGGCGAGGAGTTCGGCGGCCACGGGGTCAGCGGACATGATCTGCTCCCACTTGGGCCACTCAGTGTTTCCCACCTGAATGGCAACGGGACCGCCCTGGGTGACGCCGTGCCGGACACCGCCGAGGATCGTCACAACGTCCTGCTCGAATTTCATCCGCGCACCCCGGCCGTAGCCAAGTCGGCGGCGGGCCAGGGAGTCTGCGATGTGCCCGCTGGTGATTTCCACACCGGCGGGGACGCCCTCAATAATTCCCATCAGAGCCGGGCCATGGGATTCACCGGCAGTCAACCAACGCATAATTTCCATCCTGCCACGTAGGGCGGTCAGAACGCCCGCCGGGCAAGGCCGACTGCGTCACACATCACATCTATGACAGCTGCATTAACGTCTTCCCCGCGCCGGGTGAAGAGCCTCACCTGCTCCACGGCCTGGTACAACAGCATTTCCAGGCCAGGGACCACACGGCCACCGCCGGCCTGCCACACGGAGGCAATCAGGCTGGGCCAGGGATCGTAGGCAACATCCAGCAGCACACCCGGCGTCGGTGTCTTCAGGGCGGCAAGTTCCGCTGCGAGTCCGTCCGCCGCGCGGGGCGGCAGGGTGGAAATCACGACGTCGGCTTCCGACGTGGGGCGGGCGGCTTCCGTTAGGGAGTGGACCTCCAGGGCAACGCCAAGGCTGTCCGCGGCCGCCCGGACGTCCGCTGTCCGCGAGGCATCGCGGACGAACAGCTGTACCGTTCCGGTTCCGAGCTCCTTCAGGGCAGCGACTGCCGATGCAGCCGTCCCGCCCCCACCCAGGATGACCGCCGAAGGCGCTGCCGCGGTCCCGGCATGGCAGAGGGCGTTAAAGATGCCGGTGACGTCCGTATTGGAGCCGACCACCCTGGTTCCACCGGCGGATTCCTCGAAGGTAACGGTGTTCACCACACCCAGGGTCTGTGCCACTCCCCGCACCTCGTCCACCTGGTCGAGCATCGCGGTCTTCAGCGGCATCGTTACCGAGAGACCGCGCCAGCCAGGCTGGTGCCGGATCTGGCGCATGAAGGACGGCAGCAACTCCTCCGTGACGTCGATGGCCGTATAGCTGATCCCTGCACCCAGCTGCGCGTACGCCGACAGATGCAGCGCCGGGGATTTTGAGTGGCTGATCGGGTGGCCCAGGACGGCAGCCCGCAGGCTCATGTGCAGCGGCCCGCGTTGGCTTGGCACCAGGCGTTGTACTGCTCCACGTAGGCGTTGTGCTCAGCCAGGGTCTTGGCGAACTTGGTTTCCTTGGTGTCAAGGTTGATGGTCACCCAGTACAGGTAATCATTGGCCTTGGGCCGGGCGGCTGCATCGATTGCGGTCTTGCCGGGAGAACCGATGGGCCCCGGCGGCAGCCCCGGATTGGCGTAGGTGTTGTAGGGGTTGGACTTGTCCTTGCGCTGTTCATCAGTGAAGTTGAAGCTGCGGGTACCAAGGCCGTAGGTGACGGCGGAGTCAACCTGCAGGAACCCGCCGGTCTGGTCGTTGGGCTTGAGCCGGTTGTAAATGGCGCCGGCTACGTCACCGTAGTCGGCCTGGCCGCCCTCAGCCTGGACGATGCTGGCCACGGTAACGGCCTCATACTGCTTGGCCGGGTCCGTGATGCCCTGCGACACGAGTTCATCCGTGGTGGCCTTCACCAGCGCCTGCAGGATGTCCTTGGCCGGTGTTCCCAGCGGGAAACGGTACTCCCCGGGCGCCAGGTAGCCTTCGAGGTTCTTGGCGTTGGCGGGCAGGCCAAATTGCGCCGGCTGGTTGCTGAGGGCCTGCAGCTGCTGCACGGAGACGGTGGATCCCTCCGAAATCGACTGCAGGGATTCACTGATCCTCAGGCCAGCACTGAGGGCGAAGTAGATGACTTTCGTCTTGTCCTTGCCCACCAGGACGTTAACCGCATCGGCGTTCTTCATCTCAGTCTTGAAGATGTAGTCGCCCGGCGCAAGCGTGGCGCCGGACGCATGGAACGCCTGCATGAAGGTATCGGCGTTGGCAACGACACGCTTGTTTTCCAGGTCGGTGGCCACTGAACGGGTTCCCTCGCCGCTTTCCAC
Protein-coding regions in this window:
- the mltG gene encoding endolytic transglycosylase MltG translates to MSPANIDDASGPLDTGAGRPLTRKELRAREKTHTGGQDTVPEHAYETGDVPPPPAAPPAAASPAAEPSFAPLPHAGDVPAAPAVPPSIQDEQHADPSHAYGAAADNPHPRESHDDVPHQAAVEHHDDLAYHPDDLQYAGVHHGADLHHGAGAHGYQEVHDHVHHAAGYHDDAHVDAQHHDEHHHDADHGLLPGSSAAQVLPRPSKKVRRRRRLLALFLTLAVFVAAVAVGAQFLKPLLGNGKPSDFPGPGTGEVQITVESGEGTRSVATDLENKRVVANADTFMQAFHASGATLAPGDYIFKTEMKNADAVNVLVGKDKTKVIYFALSAGLRISESLQSISEGSTVSVQQLQALSNQPAQFGLPANAKNLEGYLAPGEYRFPLGTPAKDILQALVKATTDELVSQGITDPAKQYEAVTVASIVQAEGGQADYGDVAGAIYNRLKPNDQTGGFLQVDSAVTYGLGTRSFNFTDEQRKDKSNPYNTYANPGLPPGPIGSPGKTAIDAAARPKANDYLYWVTINLDTKETKFAKTLAEHNAYVEQYNAWCQANAGRCT
- the nusB gene encoding transcription antitermination factor NusB → MSARGKARNRALDVLFEAEQRSVSAFDVLRARREKTDQVVNPYTLEIVEGVVSQQAAIDEFLETYSQGWSLERMPSVDRIILRIGTWELLYNDDVPDGVAVSEAVALAKTLSTDESPQFINGLLGRLQQLKPSLLA
- a CDS encoding shikimate kinase, whose amino-acid sequence is MLHSSNTGPVGDRPIVLIGPMAVGKSAIGQQLAQQLGARFVDTDAVIVAGHGSIAEIFAGRGEHAFREIEARTVAHAVEEAEGTPTVISLGGGAVLDSGTQQLISRCTVVYLECDAETVADRIARNAGRPLLAGDAMGRWTAMFATRRPVYERLADITLDVRHGSIPELGGRLEAALRNHAAAKQEVEK
- a CDS encoding tetratricopeptide repeat protein, encoding MQGDMSGTSDWPEAGFPGIRINPDTLLPQIVNEDVVRETLAASTDPADHIFVLLVQGHASEAAELLAEARFKDPESFLLRVFEAEVLSVTHRMDRAIDLFRQLLAEAHGTPREALALQYLGRTQYAAGQTSAAVESFTRALDLRVAQSADAAQIYSSTVALQRARDVLDLAC
- the efp gene encoding elongation factor P, translating into MATTNDIKNGTVLKLEGQLWNVIEFQHVKPGKGGAFVRTKMRNVMSGKVVDKTFNAGLKIETATVDRRDYQYLYQDGADFVFMDTSDYDQITVSGATVGDATNFMLENQMVNIAIHDGNPLYIELPPSVVLEITYTEPGLQGDRSSAGTKPATLETGYEIQVPLFIENNTKVKVDTRDGSYLGRVTE
- the aroB gene encoding 3-dehydroquinate synthase, which encodes MNTQSTIINVTGEGAGNNYGVVVGRGLLGGLPALLGERVRRVLVIHPRALRLTGDTVRDELAAAGFTSLTAEIPDAEEGKHIQVAAFCWQVLGQNDFTRSDAIVAVGGGAVTDLAGFVAATWLRGVKVIHMPTSLLAMVDASVGGKTGINTAEGKNLVGAFHPPAAVLADLDTLDTLPKNEIISGLAEVIKCGFIADPAILDLVEKDPGAVVDPRSAELRELIERAVAVKAKVVSEDLKESGLREILNYGHTLGHAIELVERYSWRHGAAVSVGMMFAAELARSVGRLSDVDADRHRSILEGLGLPVTYRRDRWQGLLDGMRRDKKSRGDLLRFVVLDGIAKPGILDVPDTSLLFAAYQEIAS
- a CDS encoding shikimate dehydrogenase, translating into MSLRAAVLGHPISHSKSPALHLSAYAQLGAGISYTAIDVTEELLPSFMRQIRHQPGWRGLSVTMPLKTAMLDQVDEVRGVAQTLGVVNTVTFEESAGGTRVVGSNTDVTGIFNALCHAGTAAAPSAVILGGGGTAASAVAALKELGTGTVQLFVRDASRTADVRAAADSLGVALEVHSLTEAARPTSEADVVISTLPPRAADGLAAELAALKTPTPGVLLDVAYDPWPSLIASVWQAGGGRVVPGLEMLLYQAVEQVRLFTRRGEDVNAAVIDVMCDAVGLARRAF
- the aroC gene encoding chorismate synthase; protein product: MMRWLTAGESHGPALMGIIEGVPAGVEITSGHIADSLARRRLGYGRGARMKFEQDVVTILGGVRHGVTQGGPVAIQVGNTEWPKWEQIMSADPVAAELLADQARNAPLTRPRPGHADFTGMQKYGFDEARPVLERASARETATRVALGTVAAQFLRHLGIELVSHTVSIASVTVPEGRPLPVPGNVIALDADPLRCFDRETSDAMVAEVDAAHKEGETLGGVVEVLAYGLPPGLGSYVHWDRRLDARLAAALMGIQAIKGVEVGDGFLTAARRGSAAHDEIVRDGEGRIVRSSNRAGGIEGGMSIGDVLRVRAAMKPIATVPRALRTIDVSTGEPAKAHHQRSDVCAVPAAGVVAEAMVALVLAEAVIEKFGGDSVAETARNIKGYLDNIPASLDSIGQ